GCGGGCATTTTGTCATTCAGGGCAAGCCGGAAAAGGCTGTTGCCGTTTGCGAAGGTTACGCCACCGGAGCCAGCATTCACCTTGCTTGTGGTTACACCGTGTATGTGGCGTTTTCTGCAAACAATCTCCCAATCGTGGCTGGCGCTGTGCGTAATGCGTTTCCAGACAAATCCATACTCATCTGCGGTGACAATGATGAAGCGGGCAGCAACAAAGGGCAAGAGGCCGCTCAAGCGGCGCTGGCCCGGCTCGTTCTTCCATTCTTTGCCTTGGGAATCGGAACGGACTTCAACGATTTGCACGAAAGCGATGGCCTACAGGAAGTCCGCCGTCAGTTGGAAGCGTCTGAAAACCATCCCGCCGCAGTCGGCAGCGCCCCCGCCCTGGTGTCTCTGGATATGGGGGAGTTTCTTTCCATGTCCATTCCTGAACGGGGGTTACTTCTGTCGCCCGTTCTCCCGGTACAAGGCATAGGCATTTTGTATGCCCCGCGTGGCATCGGCAAAACCTTTGTGGCCTTGAGCGTTGCCGTGGCCGTGGCATCCGGCGGGGCTGTTTTCGACTGGCGTGCTCCCACCCCCAAACGGACGCTGTATGTGGATGGAGAAATGCCCGCTACAGCGATGCAGAGCCGTCTTGCCGCTCTTATCAGCGGCATGGCGGTTCCGCCCCATGCCTTAAAAAATCTGACGCTCATCACGCCGGATTTACAGCCCTGCCCCATGCCGGATTTATCCACCATGAGCGGACAACTAGCGTTGGAACCGTATCTGAAAGGCGTGGACATGGTTGTGCTGGATAATATCGCAACCCTGTGCCGCACAGGGAAAGAAAATGAGGCGCAATCCTGGCAAGTCATGCAGTCGTGGCTGCTGGACTTGCGCCGCAGAGGGATAACCGTGCTCCTTATTCACCATGCCGGAAAATCCGGCGACCAGCGCGGCACCAGCGCCAGGGAGGATATTATGGACACGGTAATCAGTCTACGGAGGCCCAGAGAATACAGCATGGCCGAGGGCGCACGATTTGAAGTCCATCTGACAAAAGCGCGGAGCGTATTGGGCGATGATGCCAAGCCCTTTGAGGCCAATCTGGTGACGGAGGGCAATGCCCTGCACTGGCAGATAAAAGTGCTGGAAGACGTGGAACTGGAAACACTCAAGCGTCTTTTGAGCGAGGGTTACAGCATCCGCGACTGCGCCGAGGAAATGGGCAAGTCCAAGGGCGCAATCCAGCGGTTGAAAAAGAAACTGGACGGAGGAAATTGACCCGCCGTTTTCAGGTGTATCGCTGTATCACCCCCTAAGGGGCGGTACAGCGGTACATCGGCAATATTCCTCGTATTAGTAATCCAATGAAGTGCAACTATGTCCAGCGAAGTTTGCAACTGCTGTACCACAAAAAATGAAAAAATGTACCGCTTTCCCGCCGCATAAAGAGCGAGAGAGCGAGTGATACAAGGAAGTCCAACTATGTCCTATCTCGTTTTACACATGGATAAATTCAAAAAAGAAGCTGTGCGCGGCATCCAGAGCCACAACAACCGGGAGCGAGAAAGTCATTCCAACCCGGATATTGATTATGAGCGCAGCGGCCACAACTACGATCTGCACGAATCCGCCTCTGGAAACTACGCCGAGGCCATCCAGAATCGCATTGACGACCTCTTATTGGTGAAGGCCGTGCGGAAAGACGCCGTGCATATGTGCGGCCTCATCGTGTCCTCTGACAGCGCGTTTTTTGAAAAGCTCCCCCCGGAAGAAACCAGGCGTTTCTTTGAGGAAAGCAAAGCCTTCCTTACGGAGTTTGTCGGCGCGGAAAACGTCATTTCCGCAATGGTCCACATGGATGAAAAAACGCCGCACATGCACTTCCTGCATGTTCCGGTGACGCCGGACGGCCGACTGAACGCTAAGGAAATCTACACACGGGAAAGTCTGAAAAAGCTGCAAACCGAGTTGCCCCGGCATCTGCAAAGCAGTGGGTTTGATTTGCAGCGCGGCGTCGAGCAGGAGCCGGGAGCGAAGAAAAAACATCTGAACACTCGTGAATTCAAACAGCAGCAGGAGGCGCTTCATAGTCTGGAAAAAGAAACCCAGGCCGTGAACGCTGAACTGGTACAGCGCCAGCGGGAGGAGTCCGCATTGCAGGAGCGTTTGCAGTCCATTGAACGGCAAGCCCAGGAAGCGGAAAAAATGCTCTCCGAGCAAACGGACATTCCCAAGGCGTCAATGCTCAATTTCAAATCCGTGCTGGAAGCTGCCCAAGGGATAATCGAACACCAGAAAAAGGCATTGGCGGCAAAGGGCATCGTGGACGCGCAGAATGAAAAGCTGAAAGCCGATAACGAGAAATTGCAAGCCCAAGCCAAGGAGCTACACGACAAAGTTCTTGGCATTGAACTGCAGCATGCCGAAGAACGCCAGAAAATCAACGCGAGCATCCGAAGTTTGAACAACACCAATCAGAACCTTCTCGCCCGCCTGGAAGAAACCGAGAAGTTTTTCCGCTGGAATACAGACGCCAGTATGATGCGCGATGAATACGAGCGGGAGCAGCGGCAGGAAGCGCAACGGAAAGCGGCAGAGCAAAAACGGCTGCTCGAAGAAATCAAACAGCAGGAGCGCCAGCAGCAAGCGGATAAAGAGCGCCAAGCTAAAGAGCTTGAGCAGCAAAAAGCCGCAGAGCTTGAGCGGCAGCGGGCAGAACGCGAACAGCAGAGAGCGCAGTCATTGGAACGGAGGCCGCGCGGTATGGGCATGGGCCGTTGAGTCCGCGCTGAATCTTTGCGGGGAGCAGAAGTATAGCCCACTATACTTCACTCCGCGAAGTGTGGGCGAACGTGCCGCTCGACCGCCAAAAGCAAAATCCGGGGTATGGCCCCGCCACAATAAAGGAGAGAAAAAGCATGAATATCACCGCAGCCCAGGTCAAGGAAATCGGATTGGAGCTTGCCAGGATGAAGCCCGCCAAAGTCACTCTGGACGGCAACCGCAGCCTGACCGTGAAAGAAACAATCTTCGCCCTGGCCCCGACACTGGAACGGATGAAAAAACGCGGCTTCGATACCCAAGAGATTGCCGAAAAACTCCATGAGAAAGGCATTGAGATAAAGCCGCCCACACTGGCAAAATACCTGAACGAGTTCAGACGCGGTAAGGACAAGAAAAAAGACACACCCCCGCCGCCCGTGCAGACGGAAAAGGCCGCGCCCATGTCGCAACCGGAGAAGTCCGCCAGGGTGAGTAGCGGACAATTCACCGTTACACCGGACATGCCGCTGGATGAATTGTAGCGGCATTCCGCTCTTTTTCCGACAACGACAGACACGGCCCTTGGACATTCCAGGGGCCGTGTCTGTCGTTACACTGTCACGACAATTGGTTGAATCACAGATTGAACCCCGCCAAATTTTGCCCTCACAGACTATAGAAAATATCCGGTCACCGCGTTATACCTTTCGGACATGAGCACCAATGTCCAACACGAAAAACGGCGTTACTTACGCCTTTTCACGCCATCTACAAGGCCCGCAAGCTGTCGGCCTACGCCTATGGCCGCGACAGGCTGGTACCTTCGCGTCTTCGGACATCCGGAATTACCCGCCGCGCAATTCGCTCTGCGCTCTTCCTACCTGAAAGGCGTCATTCTTTGTGACGAAGGTTCGCTCGGCAAAACCTACGAGGCGCTGCTGGCTGTCACCCAGCTTTGGTACGAAGGGAAGAACAACATTTTGCTGGTCAAGCCGACGCCTCTGCTTGAACCCCATAGACTACCGGCCCCACGGCCCAACAAGCCACATGCAACAGAATAAATAAGACACTAATTTTATTATACAATTACAAAGATATGCAACAGTACTTTAAACGTCATTATCTCACTCCATTTGTTTTGCCAATAATCGCTTTTTTATTGGCCATTCTGATAGGGGGTACCTTGCTGAGCCTGGAGGCTTTTTCAGCAAACAAGCCTGTCAGCATTGTTGACGCTTTTTTTGTCGCGACCTCTGCCGTATGTGTCACGGGATTATCGCCAATTGACGTTTTTTCAGAATTTACTATTGCCGGGCAATGGATAATTATTGCTCTAATGCAGCTTGGATGCCTTGGCATAATAACTTACACCACGCTCATTTTTTATATTATCGGTAAGAATATATCGTTGAGAGACAGGCTTGCTGTGCAGCAATCCATCGTCTGCAGCAACGTATTCAGCTTACGAAAGTTCATAAAAAGAATCGTATTTTTTGTTTTTGCTTTTGAATGTATCGGCTTTATTTTTCTCTTATTGCTTTCTCCCAAAGGAGTGACGGCGTTTGACGCGCTTTTTTTGGCGGTTTCAGCTTTTTGCAATGCGGGATTTGCCCCATGGCCCGATAGTTTGATACCATTACGCCACTGTTGGAGTTTTCAGATCGTCATAATGCTTCTTATTGTCATAGGCGGGCTTGGTTTCTTTGTCATAAATGAGATAGTGGAAAAAGTGCAGCATAGCTGCAAAAAAAGCGGATACTATAATCTTTTTTCCACAGCAGAAAGCAAAAAGTTGAGCTTCTATAGCAAGGTAGTTATAACAACGACCATAGGAATGCTCGCTTCCGGCAGCATATTTATATTTCTGTCCGAGCTTGGCAATACAATATGGAGCGATGCCTCACTTGGAGAACGCTTTCTTACTGCATGCTTTCAAACAGTAACCAGCCGAACGGCCGGGTTTGCAACTACGGATCTGGTAGGGTTTACAGATATAACGCTGCTTATGACTGTATTTTTAATGTTCATTGGCGGATCACCGAGTTCGGCAGCTGGCGGAATTAAAACCACGACGTTTCGTGTCCTTTTGGCGAGCTTGGCTGCACAGCTCAAAGGAAGAAAGCAAGCCGTTATCCAAAACAGGGCTATGAACAGCCAGATACGCAATAATGCGATGTTGCTGTTTTACTATGCAATATTAACAATTCTCATGGGAACATTTCTCCTGGCTATTACGGAAAACGGGCTGACGCATCATGGCGCCGCACGTATTCCTCTTTTCAGTTTATTTTTTGAAGTAGTTTCGGCGTTCAGTACAACAGGATTATCGCTCAATATTACCCCCTTGTTGACTGACTGGGGAAAAATTGTTCTTTGTCTTGTTATGTTCATAGGCAAGCTCGGCCCGGTGTGGCTGATAACGACCATTCAGCAATTCCATACAGAAATCGCTTATGCCTATCCTGAAGAATCAATCCCAATAGGGTAATTACATGAAAAAGACATTGGAAGTCGGGATTATCGGCCTGGGAAAATTTGGCAGGCAACTGGGCATCGTGCTTACAGAGTTGGGTCATAATGTACTAGGAGTAGATATTGATCCTCAACGTGTGCATGCCGTCCAGGATATTTTTCCACAGACTTATGTGGCGGATGCTACCGACAAAACAGCTCTGGACCAGTTGAAGCTTCAATCCTGTGACACTGTTGCGGTATCTGTAGGGAGCACAATGGATTCTTCCATTTTGATCACCTTGAACCTTCAAGAGATAGGAGCAAAAGATATTTTGGTAAAAGCGGTAAGCGCGGCTCACCGTAAAGTTCTTAGCAAACTAGGCGTAGGACGGGTGCTTGAGCCGGAAATAGACGTAGCCACCCAAGTGGCATATCGCCTGAACACCCCTGGGATGCTGGACCTGCTTCCAATTGGTACCGGAGTGCTCATCCAGGAACTTATTGTAGACAAATGGACAGGGAAGTCTTTGGCGGAGCTTAAATTGTAGTAGTTCAGACTTGATCTGACAGTCGGTTCCGTTTTGATGGTTCCGATTGTCAGGTTAGTTGAGTTGTCCGACCTTTTCCTTCCAGATCTGTTTTCCGTCAAGGAGTGTTTGCAATGGCGTTCTGCCGCAACACTTTTTCCCTTGATGTGTCCTTTCGATGTTGTAATGTTCCATCCAGACATCCAGATCGGCCTGCAGTTCCTCCAGAGAGTTATACAGTTTCCGCCGGAAGGCAACCTGGTAAAACTCGTGCAGGATGGTCTTGTGGAAACGTTCGCAGATGCCGTTTGTCTGCGGATGCCGCGCCTTGGCCTTGGTGTGTTCTATGTTGTTTATGCCCAGATAAAGCTGGTAGTCATGCGTTTCCAGTCTGCCGCAGTACTCTGTGCCCCTGTCCGTCAGCATGCGGATAATGCCCATTTCCATTGAAGTGAAGAATGGCAAAACCCGGTCATTGAGCAGGTCGGCTCCGGTGATGGGTGTTTTGGTAGTGTAGAGCTTGGCAGCCGCCCACTTAGAGTAGGTATCCACAAAGGTTTGCTGATAAATACGGCCGACGCCCTTGATGGTGCCGACGTAAAATGTGTCCTGACTGCCGAGATATCCGGGATGATGGCTTTCTATTTCGCCGCAAGCCTCATCGTCGTGTTTTTTACGCTCCAGAGCTTGTACCTGGGCTTCGGTGAGCACAATGCCCTCTTCAGCGGACTTCTTCTCCAGGGCGTTCAGGCGCTGCTTCATTGAGGCCAGGTCATGGCGCAACCAGATGGAACGCACCCCTGACGGCGACACAAATACGCCGGTTTTGCGCAGTTCGTTGCTGGCCCGCACTTGCCCATGAGCAGGGAAGGCTATCGCAAAATCCAACACCGCCAGTTCCGTGGCCTCTTCCACGCGATTTTTCAGGTTGGGCTTTTTGCGGCTGACCTCAAACAGCGCTTCAACGCCTCCGGCGTCTCGTGCTGTTTGATACCGGTAGAAGGTATCTCTGGAAAAGCCCATGATGCGGCAGGCTCTGGAGACATTGCCGAGTTCGGCAGCAAGGTTGAGAAGTCCGGTCTTGTGTTTGATGAC
This DNA window, taken from Desulfovibrio sp. 86, encodes the following:
- a CDS encoding AAA family ATPase; translated protein: MSNALQTFRDVLNGKGLIPAEIIADGKLHRCPTQAKPNKQNGAYIAHLDTPATLWWCNWESVEQGTFTDTEERTFSQAEKEALRQRQAIVKQQREDEFARRQAAAAQKAQSELNASIPCSPEHPYLQRKGIPPLGAVRQAPNGTLLIPVQDASGNVQTLQRIAPDGEKRFLTGGKVHGGHFVIQGKPEKAVAVCEGYATGASIHLACGYTVYVAFSANNLPIVAGAVRNAFPDKSILICGDNDEAGSNKGQEAAQAALARLVLPFFALGIGTDFNDLHESDGLQEVRRQLEASENHPAAVGSAPALVSLDMGEFLSMSIPERGLLLSPVLPVQGIGILYAPRGIGKTFVALSVAVAVASGGAVFDWRAPTPKRTLYVDGEMPATAMQSRLAALISGMAVPPHALKNLTLITPDLQPCPMPDLSTMSGQLALEPYLKGVDMVVLDNIATLCRTGKENEAQSWQVMQSWLLDLRRRGITVLLIHHAGKSGDQRGTSAREDIMDTVISLRRPREYSMAEGARFEVHLTKARSVLGDDAKPFEANLVTEGNALHWQIKVLEDVELETLKRLLSEGYSIRDCAEEMGKSKGAIQRLKKKLDGGN
- the mobV gene encoding MobV family relaxase, with product MDKFKKEAVRGIQSHNNRERESHSNPDIDYERSGHNYDLHESASGNYAEAIQNRIDDLLLVKAVRKDAVHMCGLIVSSDSAFFEKLPPEETRRFFEESKAFLTEFVGAENVISAMVHMDEKTPHMHFLHVPVTPDGRLNAKEIYTRESLKKLQTELPRHLQSSGFDLQRGVEQEPGAKKKHLNTREFKQQQEALHSLEKETQAVNAELVQRQREESALQERLQSIERQAQEAEKMLSEQTDIPKASMLNFKSVLEAAQGIIEHQKKALAAKGIVDAQNEKLKADNEKLQAQAKELHDKVLGIELQHAEERQKINASIRSLNNTNQNLLARLEETEKFFRWNTDASMMRDEYEREQRQEAQRKAAEQKRLLEEIKQQERQQQADKERQAKELEQQKAAELERQRAEREQQRAQSLERRPRGMGMGR
- a CDS encoding protein MobC, producing the protein MNITAAQVKEIGLELARMKPAKVTLDGNRSLTVKETIFALAPTLERMKKRGFDTQEIAEKLHEKGIEIKPPTLAKYLNEFRRGKDKKKDTPPPPVQTEKAAPMSQPEKSARVSSGQFTVTPDMPLDEL
- a CDS encoding TrkH family potassium uptake protein, yielding MLSLEAFSANKPVSIVDAFFVATSAVCVTGLSPIDVFSEFTIAGQWIIIALMQLGCLGIITYTTLIFYIIGKNISLRDRLAVQQSIVCSNVFSLRKFIKRIVFFVFAFECIGFIFLLLLSPKGVTAFDALFLAVSAFCNAGFAPWPDSLIPLRHCWSFQIVIMLLIVIGGLGFFVINEIVEKVQHSCKKSGYYNLFSTAESKKLSFYSKVVITTTIGMLASGSIFIFLSELGNTIWSDASLGERFLTACFQTVTSRTAGFATTDLVGFTDITLLMTVFLMFIGGSPSSAAGGIKTTTFRVLLASLAAQLKGRKQAVIQNRAMNSQIRNNAMLLFYYAILTILMGTFLLAITENGLTHHGAARIPLFSLFFEVVSAFSTTGLSLNITPLLTDWGKIVLCLVMFIGKLGPVWLITTIQQFHTEIAYAYPEESIPIG
- a CDS encoding potassium channel family protein, which encodes MKKTLEVGIIGLGKFGRQLGIVLTELGHNVLGVDIDPQRVHAVQDIFPQTYVADATDKTALDQLKLQSCDTVAVSVGSTMDSSILITLNLQEIGAKDILVKAVSAAHRKVLSKLGVGRVLEPEIDVATQVAYRLNTPGMLDLLPIGTGVLIQELIVDKWTGKSLAELKL
- a CDS encoding IS481 family transposase, with protein sequence MESFNQNVIKHKTGLLNLAAELGNVSRACRIMGFSRDTFYRYQTARDAGGVEALFEVSRKKPNLKNRVEEATELAVLDFAIAFPAHGQVRASNELRKTGVFVSPSGVRSIWLRHDLASMKQRLNALEKKSAEEGIVLTEAQVQALERKKHDDEACGEIESHHPGYLGSQDTFYVGTIKGVGRIYQQTFVDTYSKWAAAKLYTTKTPITGADLLNDRVLPFFTSMEMGIIRMLTDRGTEYCGRLETHDYQLYLGINNIEHTKAKARHPQTNGICERFHKTILHEFYQVAFRRKLYNSLEELQADLDVWMEHYNIERTHQGKKCCGRTPLQTLLDGKQIWKEKVGQLN